DNA sequence from the Liolophura sinensis isolate JHLJ2023 chromosome 1, CUHK_Ljap_v2, whole genome shotgun sequence genome:
cacatatttacatatcaAAATTCAGAGAAGATAATCCCTGATTAAGCAACTTCGAAATATAAACTTTGATTTAAGGTTGGTTTTTAAATCAAACGGATTTTGTGAGTATATATGCTTAGATTTCATTCGGTTTAATTTAATACTTTGAGTCAGTTATTAAACTTGAGTTCGTTGCAAAGAATCTAAGGATGTATAAGTAGATTTAATTGATTTTCTTGTAAAATCTATAATAATATCATAACAGAATATTGGTATGTCATGTAACCACCTCAAAATTTGCCTATCTTCGTGATTGTCTTTTCAGCGGAGTCGCCGAGTGGTCCTAAATCTACAAAGGGGAGAGAAGAAGTCCGTGTTTAAGGTGACTATCAAAAAAGTGACCCAGGCAGACGCTGGTGTCTACATCTGCTCAGCCAGTAACTCCGAGGGCACAGTACGCCAACAGTTTAACCTCACCATACAAGGTACGCACCTGTCCTCGGCCATGTCCTCTCCTCGGCGGAAACATCCTCAGTCTTCTGCTTAAACAGTTTCTGCACCTATACACGTTCTCTTTCCAGGAATTCTTTGTTAACTAAAACTATTTCAAGTAAACGATAATTTTTAATCGAATGTAAGTTAAAAGAAACCTAAAAGTAAAACATACTGCTTGTCGGCAAAACAAAATTGAACGCCAGTCTTCATTACAAGTGACAACCATAAATCGTCTTCTTGTCGCAAAACCATGCCCCTTggattttctaaaaaaatataGAATCACTTCAATAagtatttgttgtctttttcccATATTCTGTGTTGCAGATTATCATTTGTTCAGTAGATCATGCCATTCCGTTCTGTTCCACTGTCATTGTATCACGGCCTGTCACTTGCTGTTCTAGATGGGATCATGGCTTTACGTTCTGTTCCACTGTCATTTTGTCACGGGCTGTCACTTACTGTTCTAGTTGTAATCACACATTCCGTTCTGGTGTCATTGTATCACGGGCTGTCACTTAGTGTTCTAGCTGCAATCACACATTCAGTTCTGTTCCTCTGTCATTGTGTCATGGGCTGTCACTTGCTGTTCTAGATGGGATCATGGCTTTACGTTCTGTTCCACTGTCATTGTGTCACGGGCTGTCACTTGCTGCTCTAGATGGGATCATGGCCTTACGTTCTGTTCCTCTGTCATTGTGTCACGGGCTGTCACTTGCTGTTCTTGATGGGGTCATGGCTTTACGTTTTGTTCCACCCTCATTGTGTCACGGCCCGTCACTTGCTGTTCTTGACGGGATCATGGCTTTACGTTCTGTTCCATTCTCATTGTGTCACGGTCCGTTACTTGTTGTTCTTGATGGGGTCATGGCTTTACGTTTAGTTCCACTCTCATTATGTCACGGGCCGTCACTTGCTGTTCTTGATGGGATCATGCTTTACGTTCTGTTCCACTGTCATTGTGTCACGGGCTGTCACTTGCTGTTCTTGATGGGGTCATGGCTTTACGTTTTGTTCCACTCTCAATGTGTCACGGGCCGTCACGTGCTGTTCTTGATGGGATCATGGCTTTACGTTTTGTTCCACCCTCATTGTGTCACGGTCCGTCACTTGTTGTTCTTGATGGGGTCATGGCTTTGCGTTTTGTTCCACTCTCATTTTGTCACGGGCCGTCACTTGTTGTTCTTGATGGGACCATGGCTTTACGTTTTGTTCCATTCTCATTGTGTCACGGGCTGTTACATACTGTTCTATATGGGATCATGGCTTTACGTTCTGTTCCACTCTTATTGTGTCACGGGCTGTCACTTGCTGTTAAAGATGGGATCATGGCTTTACGTTCTGCTCCACTGTCATTGTGTCACGGGCTGTCACTTACTGTTCTAGATGGAATCATGGCTTTACGTTTTGTTCCACCCTCATTGTGTCACGGCCCGTCACTTGCTGTTCTTGACGGGATCATGGCTTTACGTTCAGTTCCATTCTCATTATGTCACGGTCCGTTACTTGTTGTTCTTGATGGAATCATGGCTTTACGTTTAGTTCCACCCTCATTATGACACGGGCCGTCACTTGCCGTTCTTGATGGGATCATGCTTTACGTTCTGTTCCACTGTCATTGTGTCATGGGCCGTCACTTGCCGTTCTAGATGGGGTCATGGCTTTACGTTTTGTTCCACTCTCATTGTGTCACGGGCTGTCACGTGCTGTTCTTGATGGGATCATGGCTTTACGTTTTGTTCCACCCTCATTGTGTCACGGTCCGTCACTTGTTGTTCTTGATGGAATCACGGCTTTACGTTTTGTTCCACCCTCCTTATATCACGGGCCGTCACTTGCTGTTCTAGTTGGGATCATGCTTTACGTTTTGTTCCACTCTCATTGTGTCACGGGCTGTCACTTGCCGTTCTAGATGGGGTCATGGCTTTGCGTTTTGTTCCACTCTCATTTTGTCACGGGCCGTCACTTGTTGTTCTTGATGGGACCATGGCTTTACGTTTTGTTCCATTCTCATTGTGTCACGGGCTGTTACTTACTGTTCTAGATGGGATCATGGCTTTACGTTCTGTTCCACTCTTATTGTGTCACGGGCTGTCACTTGCTGTTCTAGATGGGATCATGGCTTTACGTTCTGCTCCACTGTCATTGTGTCGCGGGCTGTCACTTACTGTTCTAGATGGAATCATGGCTTTACGTTTTGTTCCACTGTCATTGTGTCACGGGCTGTCACTTGCTGTTCTTGATGGGATCATGGCATTCCGTTCTGTTTTATTGTTACTGTGAATGAATGGCAATGGcaatatttcggccatatcgtggcaacaTTGTTAAAGTGTCACGAGATGTCACTTTCTGTTCTAGTTGTGATTATGGCATTTTGTTCTGTTCCACTGTCATTGTGTCACGGACTGTCACTTGCTGTTCTAGTTGTGATCATGGCATTCCTTTATGCTCCACTGGTAATGTGTCATGGGCTGTCACTTACTGTTATAGTTGTGATCATGGCATTTTGTTTTTCCCTCTGTCAATGTGTCACGGATTGTCGCAATGTGTCAAGGGCTATCACTCACTTTTCTAGTTGTGACCGTGGCATTTTGTTCTGTTCCACTGCCATTGTGTCACGAGGTGTCACTATAGACATATTGGAGAAACGACACACAGTGCTTCTGAGCTATTTAAGGGTTTAACAAATTTGTATTAGTGTGTAAGTGCGCATTCTCGGGATTTGACTCGGTAGTAAGAAGTTTCAGCTGCATCGGGCTACGCAACcaacaccaagacgaaggtgttcTCTTTCACTCCCTGTGCAGAGGTAATGCGTTTTAGACAAACGACAAACTTTGGCGACAAACTTTGGTAATTGCTGTTGACCTATATATTTCACAGCTGCGTACGTGTGACGTCGTGtcttttttttgattgatgtcgaaatgtaaaattgcactgtacatgtattatgacgtcatacccaTGAGCTCAGACTGGaacgtcttgaaacaaatgtctCTTTTCCCACGTCCTAGCGTCtgagtgtaaaatatcaaacatatgAAAACATAGGCGATATGTATTAAGTGTGAGGAGTAACACTTTCATCGCTGATATGAAACAAATCTAAcaggtaaacaaactcaaatacttttatttgtagaaaagCCATGAACCGATATCATCCGGGCAGGTAAACGCACCGACCGGTGTCTTGCGTGACACAGTCgattttgtttgaaaggtcgtctctatttaatatgtatatttgcacacggcccgtAGATAGCAGCAGGGTAGAATCTACAATACAGCATAGGCATGCTGGAGAAACCTTGTACAATGTCAGTCCGCTTTGAAAAATACCAGTTTCATCAAATATGAACTTCCCTCTTGTAGAACATGCTGTTGCCGGCAAGGGTTTACCTAAGATGGAGGATGTAACTGTCGTGAGGACTGGACCTAGCAATGAAAACGCTGTGATCACGTGTTCTGCTACAGGAAGTCCGCCACCAGAtgtcaaattatacaaacagaTATCTAGCGAAAAGGACAAAGAATATCAAGAGCTTGAGGTTTGTTACCGTAATCAATTCATCTACTCATTGATGTCACCGGAATtgaaggtggagaaaatataaaagttaCGTTATCGCCTGGTGAAGTTTCAGATGGAAGACtttgaaaagttagttgtaattatcgtcttttttttctctttaagcgGAAAAGCCGTTTAAGAAAAATCTTTGCGTGTTGCGTGTTTGGGACcatttcttgatatatattTCCTTTGCGTAATAATATTCTAAGTGAAGAAGAAACTCATgtttagaaaatatatttgtgctagaattttgtctttttagtTAACAGATGTGTACAACCTgagttttaattatatttatgttttataaatgttatcataaatcagattaaatgcatgtgctTAAACGTCAACATCATATTTACGTTCAAGTACATTTAGTACACATGCACCATATCATTCTTGGAACATTTTTATGCAAACATGATAAATACCAAGAGGTGGATCCCAAATAGACAAATAGACACCTTACACACATAAATATCCTTtaaccttaaaagaaaaaattgaaaagatgATAATAAAAACCACATTTGTAAATACTttctcacatttttattttatgttagcattgttgttatattttcttctcctttaatcagTTTACACTGGACATGAACTGTCACTATGCCAGTGACCACTTGACATAAGACATGTTTTCCCCGCTCTGTCACTGATGTGACCTTTAATCCATTGACATTGGACATGTTTTTCTCTCCTCAGTCAGGGATGTGGCCATTTATCCATGGACATCAGACATGTTTTCCTTCCTCAGTCACTGATGTGGCCATTGATCCATGGACATCGGACACGTTTCCCCTCCCCTTTCATTGATGTGGCCATTGATCCAGGGACATTGGACATGTTTTCCCTCGTCAGTCACTGATGTGACCATTAATCCTTTGACATTGGACATGTTTCCCCTCCTCAGCCACTGATGTGACCATTGATCCATGGACATCGGACACGTTTCCCCTCCTCAGTCACTGATGTGACCATTGATCCATGGACATCGGACATGTTTTCCCTCCCCATTCACTGATGTGGCCATTAATCCAATGATATTGGACATCTTTTCCCTCCTGAGTCACGGATTTGACCTTTGATCCATGGACATCAGACATGTTTTCCCTCCTCAGTCACTGATGTGACCATTGATCTGTTGACATTGGGCATGTATGTGGTCATTAATTCATTGACATCAGACTTGTTTTCCGTCCTCATTCACTGATGTGACCATTATCCATTGACATTGGACTTGTTTTCCCTTCTCAGACACTGATGTGACTATTGATCCATGGACATTGGACATGTTTTCCCTCCCCATTCACTGATGTGACCATTGATCCAGGGACATTGGACAAGTTTTCCCTTGTAAGTCACTGATGTGACCATTAATCCATTGACATTGGACATGTTTCCCTCCTCAGTCACTGATGTGACCATGAATCCATGGTCATTGGACATGTTTTCCCTCCCCATTCACGGATGTGACCATTGATCCAGGGACATTGGACAAGTTGTCCCTTGTTAGTCACTGATGTGACCATTAATCCATTGACATTGGACATGTTTCCCTCCTCAGTCACTGATGTGACCATTGATCCAGGGACATTGGACAAGTTGTCCTTTGTTAGTCACTGATGTGACCATTAATCCATTGACATTGGACATGTTTCCCTCCTCAGTCACTGATGTGACCATTAATCCATGAACATTGGACCTGTTTTCCCTGCTCTGTCACCAATGTGATCTTGATTCAATTGACAGTTCGCGTGTTCCCTTTTccgtataaataataaaccagTTGCTcggtatttttattttatagtcAAGTCTCTTTAGGTTAAATCacattgtgaaaataaagtatgatactttgtAGAATGCGTTTGACTGAGATACCTGTGGGTTTTACAGATGCTGTCTCACGCTCTGACTTGTAATGTACCCTTGTTTGATTTGTAGACGGGGGGTCGTTTGATACTGAACGAGTCACCGGGAGCCAGCGGTACAATATTGACTCTACTTGTGATGAACGTACTTCCAGAGGACTCCGGGGTTTACATGTGTGAAGCCAGCAACACAGGTGGCACAGTGCGCCAGAGCTTCCGCTGGGGCATTGAAGGTGGGAACCAGCAAACTGCGCATGGCAGTTGATCTCTCACTCTCTCCTGCTGTGCTCCTCATTCACAGGGCTGTGCcagaaaaaagacagaaagGAATTGGAACTGTTCTCTTGAATACCAAAGATACTCACGGACTAAACACTTATAGACGATGAtcagaaatacagaacattttaaaataggCTACGCGGTGTGTTTGTTATTTTGGCAGTACATGGCTGGGATGACAAATTACTGCATTCCACTGACAATAAGTTGGGGTTAAGACAGGGCTGTTCCAGTATCAGAATAATATTAAGCCGTCGTTTCAATCTAAGATTAAACCTGCAATCTAAGATTGTCTAAATTAAACATTCCCCTCCCCCCTCCTCTTTTTTTCTGGAACAGTCCTTCTCTTTAACATTGTCTTTTGTCTGCTGTAAAAGATTTCCGGtgaatattcaacttttggtgTAACAAAGAACGCATTATATGTGTAGGCATTTCTAAAATATACTTTTCTATTTGGGTAGATGTCTAGAGCCAAGTTGTAccgttttgttttcattttgttgttccAAACAGAGATACATGCATGCAATGCTTGGTTGAAAAGTCTTTTTGTTTCTCCCAATGTATTTTACCAATGTAATTTATGTTATGGTGGCGATGTCATCAGTTACCTACCATTGATTTGCGCCTGTGATTTGCCTCTTCTCTATAGTATGGTCAGCAAAACATAGATGTAATTTCACTTCGTAAAGACCACTTTCATTGAGGATTTTAGTGTTGATCTGAAAAGACTTAATTTCACAAGACACTGAGCAGTCCATTTTTATAAACATTCTTAAAGTATTCCGCTTTTGTGCAGGGTTAACATTTATACGCGACTGGAGAAAATGTCGTTTTACTGCTGTACTGTCGCAGATGATTCTTCCACCAATAAGAATAAAGCATCAATCAGAAAAAGATTTCAACATGTCATTTACATATTGAGCCTCCAGTACAAAGCCACAGGAAAACTATACTGTTTCTTTCTCAAGACAAAGCTATCACCCTTGTCCACAACCACGAACGACACTAGACTTACTCTGTGAATATGAACTTGAAACGAACTTGTCCGTAATCATTCCACCTATCTTTCTTATTAAAAGTTACAGCAGTTGCTGAACTTgaagaattttgttttgttcgTTTTCTGACATGAGATGTCCGCGGGCTAGTTACTGTTTTCACCTCAAGGCACCATACTCAGACGTGTAAATCACATGCATTTACCATTGATTTGCTTTGTAGCTGCACAGTCAGACAGTCCTGATCTTCCGCAAATAACCTCCCTCACCTCTGAACCCGCTGACCCAGATACAGGTCACGTGGTTCTCAGATGCGTGGTGAGCAGCGTGTCAACCCCGGAGATGAAGTGGTGGAAACTTGCCTCTAGTCAACTGGCGGCAGAATATGAAATCATATTTGTAAGTTATCCGTACTACTGAATAGTAGGCCTACGTAGAGCGTGGGAAAAATGGGTCATACATCAGCAGATCAACCGGCTTTACACCTGAATCATAGGTTTTGGTGTAAAGCAAACTATTACTggttaattaaatgttttataaaagtACAGATTAGAGTAGCTGACTGCCATCACTTAAATCTAAATGGCAGCAAATAACAGGCAACATGACACCTTTTTCTGGGCAGTATGACAGCAGATAACTGGCAACACCACACATTATTCTGGGCAGTATGACAGCAGATAATTGGCAACACGACGCCTTATCCTGAACAGTATGACAGCAGATAACAGACAACACGACACCTTATCCTGTGCAGTATAACAACAGATAACTGGCAACGGAACACCTTGTTTTTGGACAGTATGACAGCTGATAACTGGCAACACGATGCCTTATCCAGTGCAGTATAACCAACAGATAACTGGCAACGGGACACCTTGTTTTTGGACAGTATGACAGGAGATAACTGGCAACATGACACCTTATTCTCTGCAGAATGACAGCAGATAACTGACAACACGACACCTTATTCTGGGCTGTATGATAGCAGATAACTGGCAACACGACACCGTATTCTGAGCAGTATGATAGCAGATAACTGGCTTCACGACACCTTATTATAGACATAATCTGAATGCCTTGTATATTTATCCGGTGTTCAAGATCTTAGAGGTTTAACCCAGGATCACTTCTCTTCACTCTCCGTTAATCAGCCTAGATTCTGTACATTTTGGCCGTTTGTCTTGTAGCGATTTGTAACCGCATCGTTCCTACAAAAACCTAGGGCTCTCACTGGGGTAAAAGGTGGGGTTCATTGCGCCAGATTGACACACGGGTTCGATGTAAACTATCCTACCTGCTTTATTAAACAAGCATTGTAATATGACTTGAGAATTGTTAAGTGCCACGTGAAACCCCAGGCGTGCACTATGTGTCTGTTAAACAAAGCATGGGATGTTTTGTAAAACTAAGCCGCAGCCATAAATGTTCAAACTGTGTAATTACGTAAGCAGTTTATCAGTATCACTGATCAATGCAATAAAGGAATGGCGTCTTCATTGAGCGTTAATGGACCATAAATGTAATGTGACGATTGGAAAATAAGTTGTCTGACACGACATATACCATACACATTTCAGTCGTCAATATTGTGTGAATGCATTTACGAAGTCGACGAGTCTTACCACCGCTCAAACGTCAAACATCACCTTGGTTCGATACACTCCACTCCTCCAGCTCTAGGTAAAGTTACCAAAAACTGGTCAGTGCATGGCTGGTGGCGTACACGCGCCCACCTATCACGCATGACATGTTCGGTGGGTGAAAAGGTGTGGACAGTGCTGATCCTGGTTAGGGTGTAAGGTTTTGCATTTACCGGTACCCGTAGGCAGTAATGATGTGGGCCCTCTGTGCTCTGGTATTGTTATCTTGAAACACAAGCCATGCGCACCACATGTGTTTACAGTAGTACTGGCCACAGGATCGACCTGTTCCCAGGGACTATATAAAGGTGTTCTGCCGGCCGGATCTATCTTGCTCTACACTACAACTGGCCCACCCCAAAACTACCACGCCTTGAACGTTCATTGTGTCGTCGTCACACTGTGTTGCCCCTGTCACGGGAATGTACCAGCAATGCCGCTTTTTACACCAACGACGTTTGGCAATATAATAGACGTCAGACGTGGACCTTGGGTATCATGCGTGTGAATTCTCTGTGTAGCCGATTACGACTCGTCTGACCACTTACCCTCAGAACAATATCTCTTTGAATCTGATCTCCAGTTTGTACACGGTTTCTTAACGCCACTATTTTGGTGAAAACATCCTGAGAGCAGTTGTCGCCCTTGGTTGACCTCAGCGACGTCTGGCATGGACGAAACCCGGCATTATAATGCTCGCATTTAGCTCATAACTGATGTGACACATTTAGAATCCATGCCATTATAGTATGTCCTGTGCCAGTCTGCAACATGCCAGTAGAGGCAGTATATCTTTGAACTGAAAAGACAGACTCATTGCTGGCATGTTTAAATGCGAATTTCGTCAAACACCCAAACAGAATCATGAGCCAAATCCTGCAGTGCCACTGATGAATTTTACGTAATACACAAgcagtgtaactccgaaaaaagacttcattgtgactcagtatttcagcattttatttagccatcatCAGGATAGTGTTCAAAATAGAAAAGgcaatgatttatataaagtGATATAGGTTGttataataattaaacaaacaaagctCCTAACCAGTGattataaacattataaaacatgtgATAAGAGAAAAAGTCCGAGGgagaggaggaggaagaggaaggggggggggggggggggacagggGAATAGACAGGGTATCATTgaccatatttacatgcatacacaaacCTCACAGCAGGGTCGTTCAAAAGATCAGGGTAATTATTATCGGAAAAGGACTAATTTTTTTTAGGCTTTTAAACCGTGATTTAAAACAGGCCTGTACCTCACAAAGCATCTTTAAATAGGATGTCTGACCAGTGATAAGACTGGTCTGTAATCTTTGTATTACTTAAAATAATATAGACTAGGAGGATCAATGTTATTGAGGCAGTCTGGTTGGCAAAATAGATTTGCAAGGTAATGGCACATTCAGAACATTGAGATATGTGGTTAAATACTTCACTGTGCCTGAAACCACTGTGTTCCttgattctagagaggagacaTCTGTCAGTTTTCCCTATGTATTCGGAAAGATACCCTGGACATGAGAACTTGTATACAACAGAGCTTTTAAACTATTTTGGAGTCAGATCTTTTGTGTTCAGGTAGAAACTGGATTTGGTAGTCTGCCAGAGAAAGACAAACGTAACAGGTTTGTTCAAGAGAGAGCGTGTTTTAGAAATACATTTTCTAGCAAGGTACGTTCCTTCTTTACCAGTGTAAAGGAGAAGCATCCATTGTTCGGCCCAATAAACATCAATATTGCGCTATGGACTTAAATTCGGTCTTGCTACACAACTTAAGGACTCAGACGTGATCATAATCGCGGAAAATATCTGGGAACAACTCCGTTATAACAACGTTCTTCCACCCAGCGATATTAAAAAGGCAAAGGTTAAGAGCTCACTCCGTGCAATGGCCGTCAACTTTCTAGACATTGACAATAAACGCCTCAGAACCGACTCCAAACGAATTAAGGTACTTAAAGAAATGAAACGTATGTACGCCATACTAAAGCCGAACAAGGGAAGTGGTGTTCTGCTGATGAAGTGGACTGATTATTTTGACTCCTTGTTAAACTTATTTTCTAATGATAAGAAGTTCCGCA
Encoded proteins:
- the LOC135465823 gene encoding hemicentin-2-like translates to MIGYPILAIAPNRPEGYPKFEDVQVDRTGVSRADVVVTCRVSGFPAPNVHLWREVKTDGQTDYQRIRTDGRIFVDQRKYDRYTLLRGIIRGATSADAGIYLCSADNSLGSLRQQFRLTLGEGSTSKQAGLAIDGVTVDSTGENNQDVTITCTATGNPVPSLRLWQYKNGNYQVVQRSRRVVLNLQRGEKKSVFKVTIKKVTQADAGVYICSASNSEGTVRQQFNLTIQEHAVAGKGLPKMEDVTVVRTGPSNENAVITCSATGSPPPDVKLYKQISSEKDKEYQELETGGRLILNESPGASGTILTLLVMNVLPEDSGVYMCEASNTGGTVRQSFRWGIEGGNQQTAHGS